A stretch of the Acanthochromis polyacanthus isolate Apoly-LR-REF ecotype Palm Island chromosome 22, KAUST_Apoly_ChrSc, whole genome shotgun sequence genome encodes the following:
- the lypd6 gene encoding ly6/PLAUR domain-containing protein 6 isoform X2: MMESWPTVAWILLLTSIADRLKTVQSRDFTMKDIVLLHPSTTPHPGGFKCFTCRDAADNYECNRWAPDVYCPKEARYCYTLHLMDRHGDSVSVTKRCAALKDCLFTGCADVTENGRQVCSSCCEGNICNVLVPRNQSSAVFSSTSPLVSSGRRLRPAVLLITIISVLTAGQV, translated from the exons ATGATGGAGTCCTGGCCGACGGTGGCCtggatcctgctgctgacctCCATCGCTGACCGGCTGAAAACTGTCCAGTCAAGAGATTTCACCATGAAGGACATCGTTCTGCTGCATCCCTCAA CTACTCCTCATCCCGGGGGCTTCAAGTGCTTCACATGTCGGGACGCTGCAGATAACTACGAGTGCAACCGCTGGGCTCCAGATGTTTACTGTCCAAAAG AGGCCAGATACTGCTACACCCTCCACTTGATGGATCGCCATGGCGACAGCGTGTCGGTGACGAAGCGCTGCGCCGCCTTAAAGGACTGTCTGTTCACCGGCTGCGCTGACGTCACCGAAAACGGCCGCCAG GTGTGCTCGTCCTGCTGCGAGGGGAACATCTGCAACGTGCTCGTACCCAGAAACCAAAGCAGCGCCGTCTtctcctccacatctcctcTGGTGAGCTCCGGACGGAGGCTTCGACCCGCGGTACTgctcatcaccatcatcagcGTCCTCACAGCAGGACAGGTCTGA
- the pspc1 gene encoding paraspeckle component 1 isoform X2, with product MANRNMQQTNMISSNSPQAAKRGTDSPAAEQTPANKDSPAPPPQQSPAAEQPEGTGEGSSEAPAEMTLDITSFRKPGEKTFTQRSRLFVGSLPVDITEEEFKNMFAKYGDVNEVFINRDRGFGFIRLETRTLAEIAKAELDGTMLNNRPVRVRFATHGAALKVRNLLPAVTNELLEQAFSQFGPVERAVVVADDRGRPTGRGIVEFANKVAARKALERCTEGALLLTTTPCPAIVEPSEQFDDEDGLPEKLLQKTPKYYKEREQPPRFAQPGTFEFEYSSRWKALDEMEKQQREQVDKNIKEAKEKLEAELESAKHEHQLMLMRQDLMRRQEELRRLEELRNQELQRRKQMEMRHEEERRRREEEIMRHREQEDLRRQPEGFKQNYMENVSFVSCLQ from the exons ATGGCGAACCGAAATATGCAACAAACGAACATGATAAGTAGCAATTCTCCTCAGGCGGCTAAACGCGGCACCGACTCCCCGGCCGCGGAGCAGACACCGGCCAACAAAGACAGTCCAGCCCCGCCGCCTCAGCAGTCTCCTGCGGCAGAACAGCCTGAAGGAACCGGGGAAGGAAGCAGCGAAGCTCCGGCAGAAATGACTCTGGACATTACGAGCTTTAGGAAGCCCGGCGAGAAGACGTTTACCCAACGGTCCAGGCTGTTTGTCGGAAGTCTCCCGGTGGATATCACCGAGGAGGAGTTCAAGAACATGTTTGCTAAATACGGAGACGTTAACGAGGTGTTTATCAACAGAGACCGGGGCTTCGGCTTCATCCGTCtg GAAACCCGGACGCTGGCAGAGATCGCTAAAGCCGAGCTGGATGGGACTATGCTGAATAATCGACCTGTCAGAGTTCGCTTTGCCACACATGGTGCTGCACTCAAAGTGCGCAATCTGTTGCCTGCAGTAACAAATGAACTGCTGGAACAG GCGTTTTCTCAGTTCGGACCAGTGGAACGGGCTGTTGTTGTGGCAGATGACCGTGGTCGTCCCACTGGGAGAGGCATTGTGGAGTTTGCAAACAAAGTAGCTGCTCGTAAAGCCCTGGAGCGCTGCACTGAGGGAGCGCTGCTGCTCACCAC CACACCTTGTCCAGCAATTGTGGAGCCCTCAGAGCAGTTTGATGATGAGGATGGGCTGCCGGAAAAATTGCTGCAGAAAACTCCTAAATACTATAA GGAAAGAGAGCAGCCGCCACGTTTTGCCCAACCGGGGACATTTGAATTTGAATACTCGTCTCGCTGGAAAGCTCTCGATGAGATGGAGAAACAGCAACGAGAGCAGGTGGACAAGAACATTAAAGAGGCCAAAGAGAAAttagaggcagagctggagtcGGCAAAACATGAACATCAACTCATGTTAATGCGACAAG ATCTAATGAGACGTCAGGAGGAGTTGAGGAGACTGGAGGAGCTTCGGAACCAGGAGCTGCAGAGACGAAAGCAGATGGAGATGAg ACacgaggaggagaggaggaggagagaggaggagataatgagacacagagagcaggaggacCTGAGGCGCCAACCAGAAGgcttcaaacaaaactacatgGAAAAT
- the mmadhca gene encoding metabolism of cobalamin associated Da: MSSSVLCGRSRLVLSKAAGHQALASLRVARTRTFSAASSDEPYIAVSHTDSGPRTVWPDENMGPFGPQDQRFQLPGNVGFDCHLEGMEDQKSTPVHRTVPDVLTAPSSSERQQFILAQFVNEFHGKLGPISTRVHKAEQYFNQTDTDCSISSCPELLKKDLELLFPTAPTSSITVVTVTQSSSRWEDEAAELDKDQLLHKFVSGAKEMCFALWTAGYWADFIDPTTGEAFFASPSSQTSLRTDEHLRDLGFHIEVSGSCTVIRHVLRGTPLFVGTVFTNAPTHSAAIARLQGLSNALDDED, translated from the exons ATGTCCAGCAGT GTGCTGTGTGGTCGGAGCAGATTAGTCTTATCTAAAGCTGCTGGTCATCAAGCTTTGGCTTCCCTCAGGGTCGCCAGAACCAGAACTTTCTCTGCTGCAAGCTCAGATGAACCTTATATAGCTGTTTCACACACGGACTCAG GTCCAAGGACTGTGTGGCCTGATGAGAACATGGGACCGTTCGGACCTCAGGACCAGCGCTTCCAGTTACCGGGTAACGTTGGGTTTGACTGCCACCTGGAAGGTATGGAGGACCAAAAGAGCACTCCGGTCCACAGGACGGTGCCGGATGTCCTGACGGCTCCAAGCAGCTCAGAAAGACAGCAGTTCATTCTGGCCCAGTTTGTCAATGAGTTCCAC GGAAAGCTGGGTCCTATATCCACGAGAGTCCACAAAGCCGAGCAGTACTTCAACCAGACCGACACAGACTGCTCTATCAGCTCCTGCCCTGAGCTGTTAAAGAAAG ATCTGGAGCTGCTGTTTCCCACGGCGCCCACCTCCTCCATCACAGTGGTGACGgtcacacagagcagcagtcGGTGGGAGGACGAGGCAGCCGAGCTGGATAAAGACCAGCTGCTTCACAAG TTTGTGAGCGGCGCAAAGGAGATGTGTTTTGCTCTGTGGACTGCAGGCTACTGGGCGGACTTCATCGACCCAACGACAGGAGAAGCT TTCTTTGCGTCTCCATCGAGTCAGACCTCGCTGCGAACCGACGAGCACCTCAGAGATCTGGGTTTTCACATCGAGGTGTCGGGCTCCTGCACAGTGATCCGCCACGTTCTGAGGGGAACGCCTTTGTTTGTGGGGACTGTTTTCACCAACGCACCTACTCACAGCGCCGCTATCGCAAGACTACAAGGACTATCAAATGCACTCGACGACGAGGACTAG
- the lypd6 gene encoding ly6/PLAUR domain-containing protein 6 isoform X1: protein MMESWPTVAWILLLTSIADRLKTVQSRDFTMKDIVLLHPSTTPHPGGFKCFTCRDAADNYECNRWAPDVYCPKEARYCYTLHLMDRHGDSVSVTKRCAALKDCLFTGCADVTENGRQVRWEAAAAMSLIISFSVSASHVSAQVCSSCCEGNICNVLVPRNQSSAVFSSTSPLVSSGRRLRPAVLLITIISVLTAGQV from the exons ATGATGGAGTCCTGGCCGACGGTGGCCtggatcctgctgctgacctCCATCGCTGACCGGCTGAAAACTGTCCAGTCAAGAGATTTCACCATGAAGGACATCGTTCTGCTGCATCCCTCAA CTACTCCTCATCCCGGGGGCTTCAAGTGCTTCACATGTCGGGACGCTGCAGATAACTACGAGTGCAACCGCTGGGCTCCAGATGTTTACTGTCCAAAAG AGGCCAGATACTGCTACACCCTCCACTTGATGGATCGCCATGGCGACAGCGTGTCGGTGACGAAGCGCTGCGCCGCCTTAAAGGACTGTCTGTTCACCGGCTGCGCTGACGTCACCGAAAACGGCCGCCAGGTACGTTGGGAAGCAGCTGCAGCTATGTCTCTGATTATCTCCTTCTCAGTATCTGCCTCTCACGTCTCGGCTCAGGTGTGCTCGTCCTGCTGCGAGGGGAACATCTGCAACGTGCTCGTACCCAGAAACCAAAGCAGCGCCGTCTtctcctccacatctcctcTGGTGAGCTCCGGACGGAGGCTTCGACCCGCGGTACTgctcatcaccatcatcagcGTCCTCACAGCAGGACAGGTCTGA